A genomic segment from Streptomyces sp. NBC_00654 encodes:
- a CDS encoding GNAT family N-acetyltransferase produces MTWTFTDDVDAFLDAAGASLAARPAENTLVLTVTGTLRRTGPHAYGEEDPLLGWWRGADGEVAGTLVHTPPYPPMLGSVVPEALGPLAEALNPTTVSADRVSAEALAAGWPGHRVEQEQRLYRLGELIPPSPAPPGRPRAAVAADRELLVAWHLAFAEQVGQPGTHAERFVDERTADGRLTLWEDGGAPVSMACVSPETAGAVRVAGVYTPPEHRGHGYAAAVTAEVSRAARAAGAAEVLLFTDLANPTSNGVYRRIGYEPVSDRLLISAEEAR; encoded by the coding sequence ATGACCTGGACCTTCACCGATGACGTCGACGCGTTCCTGGACGCGGCCGGGGCCTCGCTCGCCGCCCGTCCCGCCGAGAACACCCTGGTGCTGACCGTCACCGGGACACTGCGGCGTACCGGCCCGCACGCCTACGGCGAGGAGGACCCGTTGCTCGGCTGGTGGCGCGGGGCGGACGGCGAGGTGGCGGGGACGCTGGTGCACACCCCGCCGTATCCGCCGATGCTGGGTTCCGTGGTCCCGGAGGCGCTCGGTCCGCTGGCCGAGGCCCTGAACCCGACGACCGTCAGCGCGGACCGGGTGAGCGCCGAGGCCCTGGCCGCGGGCTGGCCCGGACACCGGGTCGAGCAGGAACAGCGGCTGTACCGGCTGGGCGAGTTGATCCCGCCCTCGCCCGCGCCGCCGGGCCGGCCCAGGGCCGCCGTCGCCGCCGACCGGGAGCTGCTCGTGGCCTGGCACCTGGCGTTCGCGGAGCAGGTCGGCCAGCCGGGCACCCACGCGGAACGGTTCGTCGACGAGCGGACGGCGGACGGCAGGCTGACCCTGTGGGAGGACGGGGGCGCTCCGGTGTCGATGGCCTGCGTCTCGCCGGAGACCGCGGGGGCGGTGCGGGTGGCGGGTGTGTACACCCCGCCGGAGCACCGGGGCCACGGCTACGCGGCCGCGGTGACGGCCGAGGTCAGCCGGGCGGCACGGGCGGCGGGTGCGGCCGAGGTCCTGCTGTTCACGGACCTCGCGAATCCGACCAGCAACGGGGTGTACCGGCGCATCGGGTACGAGCCGGTCTCGGACCGGCTGCTGATCAGCGCGGAGGAGGCACGTTGA
- a CDS encoding bifunctional salicylyl-CoA 5-hydroxylase/oxidoreductase, whose product MAAAAQRIAVIGGGPGGLYAAALLKRLDPHRDITVWERNAPEDTFGFGVVLSDETLGGIEHADPVVYRHLSEEFVRWDTIDIVHRGRTHTSGGHGFAALGRRRLLEILHARCASLGVHLRFRTPAPPAAELAARHDLVIAADGVHSATREAHADAFGPRLTAHRNRYIWLAADFALDAFRFEIAETGHGVQQLHAYPYAANASTVIVEMREEVWRAAGLDTAGPAESVAHCAKTFTEALDGRPLRANKSSWLTFRTVVNTHWSHGNTVLIGDAAHTAHFSIGSGTKLAVEDALALAACVEEQPDLPTALAAYERERRPVVASTQRAAAASLRWFEELAAYVDQPPRRFAFNLLTRSRRVTHDNLRLRDATFTAAVEEEFGCPPGTPPMFTPLRLRGLELRNRVVVSPMDMYSAVDGVPGDFHLVHLGARALGGAGLTMTEMVCVSPEGRITPGCAGLYTDEQAAAWRRITDFVHTSANGAAIGVQLGHSGRKGSTKLMWEGIDQPLDTGNWPLSAASPVPYAPGVSQLPRALDRAGLDAVREEFTAAARRAAHCGFDLLELHCAHGYLLSGFLSPLTNHRTDAYGGPVGNRLRYPLEVFDAVRAVWPQDRPMTVRISATDWAEGGTSTEDALTVARAFAAHGADAIDVSTGQVVPGERPEYGRSYQTPYADRIRNTVGVPVIAVGAISSWDDVNSLLLAGRADLCALARPHLYDPHWTLHAAAEQGYSGTAAPWPLPYRAGSRPPPTGRTDAPKPRLTLD is encoded by the coding sequence GTGGCGGCCGCCGCGCAGCGGATAGCGGTCATCGGCGGCGGGCCCGGCGGGCTCTACGCCGCGGCCCTCCTCAAACGGCTCGACCCGCACCGCGACATCACCGTCTGGGAGCGCAACGCCCCCGAGGACACCTTCGGCTTCGGCGTCGTCCTCTCCGACGAGACGCTCGGCGGCATCGAGCACGCCGACCCCGTGGTGTACCGGCACCTGAGCGAGGAATTCGTCCGCTGGGACACGATCGACATCGTCCACCGGGGCCGCACCCACACCTCCGGCGGCCACGGCTTCGCCGCCCTCGGCCGGCGCCGCCTCCTGGAGATCCTGCACGCCCGCTGCGCCTCCCTCGGCGTACACCTCCGCTTCCGCACCCCGGCGCCGCCGGCCGCCGAACTCGCGGCCCGCCACGACCTGGTCATCGCCGCCGACGGAGTGCACAGCGCCACCCGCGAGGCCCACGCCGACGCCTTCGGCCCGCGACTGACCGCGCACCGCAACCGCTACATCTGGCTCGCCGCGGACTTCGCCCTGGACGCCTTCCGCTTCGAGATCGCCGAGACCGGGCACGGCGTGCAGCAACTGCACGCCTACCCCTACGCGGCGAACGCCTCCACCGTCATCGTCGAGATGCGCGAGGAGGTCTGGCGGGCCGCCGGACTCGACACCGCCGGCCCCGCCGAGTCCGTCGCACACTGCGCCAAGACCTTCACCGAGGCACTGGACGGCAGGCCGCTGCGCGCCAACAAGTCCTCGTGGCTCACCTTCCGCACCGTCGTCAACACCCACTGGTCGCACGGCAACACGGTCCTCATCGGGGATGCCGCCCACACCGCGCACTTCTCCATCGGATCCGGCACCAAACTCGCCGTCGAGGACGCCCTCGCGCTCGCCGCCTGCGTGGAGGAACAGCCCGACCTGCCCACGGCCCTGGCCGCGTACGAGCGGGAGCGCCGCCCGGTCGTCGCCTCCACCCAGCGCGCGGCGGCGGCCAGCCTGCGCTGGTTCGAGGAACTGGCCGCCTATGTGGACCAGCCGCCCCGCCGCTTCGCGTTCAACCTGCTCACCCGCAGCCGCCGTGTCACACACGACAACCTGCGGCTGCGCGACGCCACGTTCACCGCCGCCGTCGAGGAGGAGTTCGGCTGCCCGCCCGGCACCCCGCCGATGTTCACCCCGCTGCGGCTGCGCGGTCTCGAACTGCGCAACCGCGTCGTCGTCTCCCCGATGGACATGTACTCGGCCGTCGACGGGGTCCCCGGCGACTTCCACCTCGTCCACCTGGGCGCACGGGCGCTCGGCGGCGCCGGGCTCACCATGACCGAGATGGTGTGCGTCAGCCCCGAGGGCCGTATCACGCCCGGCTGCGCCGGTCTGTACACCGACGAACAGGCCGCCGCCTGGCGCAGGATCACCGACTTCGTGCACACGTCCGCGAACGGTGCCGCGATCGGCGTCCAGCTCGGCCACTCCGGCCGCAAGGGTTCCACGAAACTGATGTGGGAGGGCATCGACCAGCCGCTCGACACCGGCAACTGGCCGCTGTCCGCCGCCTCCCCGGTCCCGTACGCGCCCGGTGTCAGCCAACTGCCCCGGGCGCTGGACCGGGCCGGACTCGACGCGGTCCGCGAAGAGTTCACCGCCGCCGCCCGGCGCGCCGCCCACTGCGGCTTCGACCTCCTCGAACTCCACTGCGCCCACGGCTATCTGCTCTCCGGTTTCCTCTCCCCGCTCACCAACCACCGCACCGACGCCTACGGCGGCCCGGTCGGCAACCGGCTCCGCTACCCCCTGGAGGTCTTCGACGCGGTCCGCGCCGTCTGGCCGCAGGACCGGCCCATGACCGTCCGGATCTCCGCCACGGACTGGGCGGAGGGCGGCACCAGCACCGAGGACGCCCTCACGGTCGCACGCGCCTTCGCCGCGCACGGCGCCGACGCCATCGATGTCTCCACCGGCCAGGTGGTCCCCGGTGAACGCCCCGAGTACGGCCGCTCCTACCAGACCCCGTACGCCGACCGCATCCGCAACACCGTCGGCGTCCCCGTCATCGCGGTCGGCGCCATCTCCTCCTGGGACGACGTCAACTCGCTGCTCCTCGCGGGCCGCGCCGACCTCTGCGCCCTGGCCCGCCCGCATCTGTACGACCCGCACTGGACCCTGCACGCCGCCGCCGAACAGGGCTACAGCGGTACGGCCGCGCCCTGGCCCCTCCCGTACCGGGCGGGCAGCCGCCCCCCGCCCACCGGCCGCACGGACGCGCCGAAGCCGAGACTCACCCTGGACTGA
- a CDS encoding ATP/GTP-binding protein, with the protein MTTPQTAPSAVKILIAGGFGVGKTTLVGAVSEVAPLRTEEYLTKASIGVDDLAGVGQKDTTTVALDFGRITVSPELVVYLFGTPGQERFWFMWNDLVNGALGGVVIADTRRLDTSFASIDFFESRDIPFVVAINCFHGHNTRTTEEIRAALDLDPHVPLLIGDVRERPFGRDVLLALVDHLMSLPAAAG; encoded by the coding sequence ATGACAACCCCTCAGACCGCGCCCAGCGCCGTCAAGATCCTCATAGCCGGCGGCTTCGGTGTCGGAAAGACCACCCTGGTGGGCGCCGTCAGCGAGGTCGCGCCCCTGCGCACCGAGGAGTACCTGACCAAGGCCAGCATCGGGGTGGACGACCTGGCCGGTGTCGGCCAGAAGGACACCACCACCGTCGCCCTGGACTTCGGGCGGATCACGGTCAGCCCGGAGCTGGTGGTCTACCTCTTCGGGACCCCCGGCCAGGAACGCTTCTGGTTCATGTGGAACGACCTGGTCAACGGGGCGCTCGGCGGTGTCGTGATCGCCGACACCCGGCGTCTGGACACCAGTTTCGCCTCGATCGACTTCTTCGAGAGCCGGGACATCCCGTTCGTCGTGGCGATCAACTGCTTCCACGGTCACAACACCCGTACCACCGAGGAGATCCGGGCCGCGCTCGACCTCGACCCGCATGTCCCGCTGCTGATCGGTGATGTGCGCGAGCGGCCGTTCGGACGCGATGTGCTGCTGGCCCTGGTGGACCACCTGATGAGCCTGCCCGCGGCGGCCGGCTGA
- a CDS encoding RidA family protein: MSPVQRINPAELAPPTGFSHAVTAEGGQLVFLAGQTALDPDGKIIGGTLPEQFATALTNLLTALRAAGGAPADLVRVTVYATDIADYRAHAGELGRVWRSLAGRDYPAMAVIGTVRLWDEQALVELDGIAVLP, translated from the coding sequence ATGAGCCCTGTCCAACGCATCAACCCGGCCGAACTCGCCCCGCCCACCGGCTTCTCGCACGCCGTCACGGCCGAGGGCGGACAGCTGGTCTTCCTCGCCGGGCAGACCGCCCTCGACCCCGACGGCAAGATCATCGGAGGCACGCTGCCCGAGCAGTTCGCGACGGCGCTCACCAATCTGCTCACCGCCCTGCGCGCGGCGGGCGGCGCCCCCGCGGACCTGGTACGGGTCACGGTGTACGCCACCGACATCGCCGACTACCGCGCCCACGCCGGTGAACTGGGCCGGGTCTGGCGGAGTCTGGCCGGGCGGGACTATCCCGCGATGGCGGTGATCGGCACGGTCCGGCTCTGGGACGAACAGGCCCTGGTGGAGCTCGACGGGATCGCCGTGCTGCCCTGA
- a CDS encoding PaaX family transcriptional regulator C-terminal domain-containing protein, which yields MAELHTPRSLIVTLYGAYGRSPGNAPLPVAELIRLLGAVGVDAPSVRSSVSRLKRRELLVPARTADGAAGYTLSADARQLLDDGDLRIYRHPAPRLADGWVLAVFSVPEAERHKRHLLRSRLSRLGFGTAAPGVWIAPAGLYEETRHTLERLELAPYVDLFRAQHLGFAATRESVARWWDLDAVARLHLDFLARHEPVLRAWEDRSGQDGAPDPREAYRDYLPALDSWRRLPYADPGLPEELLPKEWPGGRSAEVFGLLHERLRDAGERFVRR from the coding sequence GTGGCCGAGCTCCATACCCCCCGTTCCCTGATCGTCACCCTCTACGGCGCCTACGGCCGTTCCCCCGGCAACGCCCCGCTGCCGGTGGCCGAGCTGATCCGGCTGCTGGGCGCCGTCGGTGTCGACGCGCCGTCCGTACGCTCCTCCGTCTCCCGTCTCAAACGACGCGAACTGCTGGTCCCGGCCCGGACCGCGGACGGCGCGGCCGGATACACGCTGTCGGCCGACGCCCGCCAGCTGCTGGACGACGGTGACCTGCGGATCTACCGGCATCCGGCGCCCCGGCTCGCCGACGGCTGGGTGCTCGCCGTGTTCTCCGTACCCGAAGCCGAGCGCCACAAGCGGCACCTGCTGCGCTCGCGGCTGTCCCGGCTGGGCTTCGGCACGGCGGCCCCCGGCGTGTGGATCGCACCCGCCGGGCTGTACGAGGAGACCCGGCACACCCTGGAGCGGCTGGAACTCGCCCCGTACGTGGACCTGTTCCGCGCCCAGCACCTCGGCTTCGCCGCGACACGGGAGTCGGTGGCGCGCTGGTGGGACCTGGACGCCGTCGCCCGGCTCCATCTGGACTTCCTCGCACGGCACGAACCGGTACTGCGGGCCTGGGAGGACCGGTCCGGGCAGGACGGCGCCCCCGATCCGCGGGAGGCCTACCGGGACTATCTGCCGGCGCTGGACTCCTGGCGCCGGCTGCCGTACGCGGACCCGGGGCTGCCGGAGGAGCTGCTGCCGAAGGAGTGGCCGGGGGGCCGCTCGGCGGAGGTGTTCGGGCTGCTGCACGAGCGGCTGCGGGATGCCGGGGAGCGGTTCGTACGGCGGTGA
- a CDS encoding AMP-binding protein — MEPNSSPGAQASKSATRISSAHTDTFPRDHLPPPGQWPELALDRTELRYPDRLNCGYELLDATIGHLGPDRPAFRTDDGTVWSYGELRDRVDRIAHVLTDDLDVSPGNRVLLRGPTTPWLAACWLAVMKAGAVAVTVLAQARSQELATICSLARVSHALCDARGADDLVNAGVPGVRITLYGGDGPDDLTRLAESRPGPYPAVDTAADDVALIAFTSGTTGRPKGCMHFHRDVLAVADTFSRHVLRPVPDDVFAGSPPLGFTFGLGGLVIFPLRVGASSLLLEQSGPGQLLPALARHRVSVLFTAPTAYRTMLDRLDGHDLSALRRCVSAGENLPAATWRSWYERTGLRIINGIGATELLHIFISAADDAIRPGTTGVPVPGWEARVVDEDGEELPDGEPGLLAVRGPVGCRYLADPRQTQYVRNGWNMTGDTYVREPDGYFRYVARADDMIISSGYNIAGPEVEEALLRHPEVTEAAVVGRDDELRGQIVVAYVVLREGSSQSADSLRAYMKGALAPHKCPRVFEFTAALPRTATGKLQRFRLRENTVPPR, encoded by the coding sequence ATGGAGCCGAATTCCTCGCCGGGTGCGCAGGCGTCCAAGAGCGCCACGCGCATATCGAGCGCGCACACCGATACCTTTCCCCGTGACCATCTCCCGCCGCCCGGTCAGTGGCCCGAGCTGGCACTCGACCGTACGGAGCTGCGCTACCCCGACCGGCTGAACTGCGGCTACGAACTGCTGGACGCCACCATCGGCCATCTGGGCCCCGACCGCCCCGCCTTCCGCACCGACGACGGCACCGTCTGGAGCTACGGTGAGCTGCGGGACCGGGTGGACCGGATCGCCCATGTCCTCACGGACGATCTGGACGTCTCCCCCGGCAACCGTGTGCTGCTGCGCGGCCCCACCACTCCCTGGCTGGCCGCCTGCTGGCTCGCGGTGATGAAGGCGGGCGCGGTCGCCGTCACCGTACTGGCGCAGGCCCGCTCGCAGGAGCTGGCCACCATCTGCTCGCTGGCCCGGGTCAGCCACGCGCTGTGTGACGCGCGCGGTGCCGACGACCTGGTGAACGCCGGGGTCCCGGGGGTGCGGATCACCCTCTACGGCGGGGACGGCCCGGACGATCTGACCCGGCTCGCCGAGTCCCGCCCCGGCCCCTACCCGGCCGTGGACACCGCCGCCGACGATGTCGCCCTGATCGCGTTCACCTCGGGAACCACGGGCCGGCCCAAGGGCTGTATGCACTTCCACCGCGACGTACTGGCCGTCGCCGACACCTTCTCCCGCCATGTGCTGCGTCCCGTGCCCGACGACGTGTTCGCCGGCAGCCCGCCGCTGGGCTTCACCTTCGGGCTCGGCGGACTGGTGATCTTCCCCCTGCGAGTGGGGGCCTCATCGCTGCTGCTGGAGCAGTCGGGCCCCGGGCAGCTGCTGCCCGCGCTGGCCAGACACCGGGTCTCGGTGCTGTTCACCGCGCCGACCGCGTACCGCACGATGCTCGACCGGCTCGACGGCCACGACCTGTCCGCGCTGCGCCGCTGTGTGTCGGCGGGGGAGAATCTGCCCGCCGCGACCTGGCGGTCCTGGTACGAGAGGACCGGGCTGCGCATCATCAACGGCATCGGGGCCACCGAGCTGCTGCACATCTTCATCTCGGCCGCCGACGACGCCATCCGCCCCGGCACCACCGGCGTCCCGGTCCCGGGCTGGGAGGCGCGGGTGGTCGACGAGGACGGCGAGGAACTGCCCGACGGCGAACCGGGGCTGCTCGCCGTGCGCGGCCCCGTCGGCTGCCGCTATCTCGCCGACCCCCGGCAGACGCAGTACGTGCGCAACGGCTGGAACATGACGGGCGATACGTACGTCCGTGAGCCGGACGGCTACTTCCGCTACGTCGCCCGCGCCGACGACATGATCATCTCCTCCGGCTACAACATCGCGGGCCCCGAGGTGGAGGAGGCCCTGCTGCGCCACCCCGAGGTGACGGAGGCCGCCGTGGTGGGCCGGGACGACGAGCTGCGCGGCCAGATCGTGGTGGCGTACGTGGTCCTGCGGGAGGGTTCCTCGCAGTCGGCGGACTCCCTGCGCGCCTATATGAAAGGCGCGCTCGCCCCGCACAAGTGCCCACGCGTCTTCGAGTTCACGGCCGCCCTGCCCCGGACCGCGACCGGCAAGCTCCAACGGTTCCGGCTGCGGGAGAACACCGTCCCGCCCCGGTGA
- a CDS encoding acyl-CoA dehydrogenase family protein, whose translation MTVFSLDPAQTAWCEELRTLAEERLRPLAEKGGPGHVNRPLLAALGELGLLGRLFGSGALDLCLLRESLARGCTEAETALALQGLGASPIVQAGTAAQRERWLPEVRAGRAVAAFALSESGAGSDAAALSLAADRTPDGWRLTGGKCWISNAPEADFYTVFARTTQGAGARGVTAFLVPADRPGLTGAALDMLSPHPLGTLDFDGVPVTADDLLGEPDRGFRVAMNTLNLFRPSVGAFAVGMARAALDATLDHTSVRTAFGGPLRDLQAVSHQVAEMATRTEAARLLVYAAAAAHDAGEPGVPRRAAMAKLYATETAQYVVDAAVQLHGARALRRGHLLEHLYREVRAPRIYEGASEVQRTIIAKELYARPTQEPPV comes from the coding sequence ATGACGGTATTCTCCCTCGATCCGGCACAAACCGCATGGTGTGAAGAGCTGCGTACCCTCGCCGAGGAGCGGCTGCGCCCGCTCGCGGAGAAGGGCGGGCCCGGACACGTCAACCGTCCGCTCCTCGCCGCGCTGGGAGAGCTGGGCCTGCTCGGCAGGCTCTTCGGCTCCGGCGCCCTGGACCTCTGTCTGCTCCGGGAGTCCCTGGCCCGCGGCTGCACCGAGGCCGAGACCGCGCTCGCCCTCCAGGGCCTGGGCGCGTCTCCGATCGTCCAGGCGGGCACGGCCGCCCAGCGCGAACGCTGGCTGCCGGAGGTCCGCGCGGGCCGTGCCGTCGCCGCCTTCGCGCTGAGCGAGTCCGGCGCGGGCTCGGATGCCGCGGCCCTCTCGCTGGCGGCCGACCGCACACCGGACGGCTGGCGGCTGACCGGGGGAAAATGCTGGATCTCCAACGCGCCCGAAGCCGATTTCTACACGGTCTTCGCCCGCACGACGCAGGGCGCCGGAGCCCGTGGTGTCACCGCGTTCCTGGTCCCGGCCGACCGCCCCGGACTCACCGGAGCGGCCCTCGACATGCTCTCCCCGCACCCGCTGGGCACCCTCGACTTCGACGGCGTACCGGTCACCGCCGACGACCTGCTCGGCGAACCGGACCGGGGCTTCAGGGTCGCGATGAACACCCTCAACCTCTTCCGGCCGAGCGTGGGGGCCTTCGCCGTCGGCATGGCGCGGGCCGCCCTCGACGCGACCCTGGACCACACCTCCGTACGCACCGCGTTCGGCGGTCCGCTGCGGGACCTCCAGGCGGTCTCCCACCAGGTCGCCGAGATGGCCACCCGCACCGAGGCCGCCCGGCTCCTGGTGTACGCGGCCGCCGCCGCCCACGACGCGGGCGAACCGGGCGTGCCCCGGCGCGCGGCCATGGCCAAGCTGTACGCCACCGAGACCGCGCAGTACGTCGTGGACGCGGCCGTCCAACTGCACGGCGCCCGCGCACTGCGCCGCGGCCATCTCCTGGAACACCTCTACCGGGAGGTCCGCGCGCCCCGGATCTACGAGGGCGCCAGCGAGGTGCAGCGCACGATCATCGCCAAGGAGCTGTACGCCCGTCCGACCCAGGAGCCGCCCGTATGA
- a CDS encoding FAD-dependent monooxygenase — protein MASPLRVLIHGGGIGGLTLAVALARRGHTVEVVELREELDALGVGIIQPSNALHVMREIGVLDACVKAGFEWEVLTICDPAGATLARIPQPRMGDAPSNNGIPRPALAEVLGQAATAAGVPVRFGATITGLTDDGAGVDVTLSDGSAARWDLVVGFDGIGSPLRTRLYGDRFRPEYTGFANWRVTVPRQPEVQGVVMSTGNQAAKALLTPITDELMYLGAVFAEAEDFRPDPERAHEQLAERLAGFSGPVAEALRHVTDPRAVVYSRISQVTVEEPWHVGRVVLAGDAAHASTPHLAQGAAMAVEDAQVLAESLDAEDDVAAALTAWEARRRPRAMWVQSMSRAILKQETGNATTPEEDELLKVGIPGAAHVLVKPY, from the coding sequence ATGGCATCACCCCTGCGCGTACTGATCCACGGCGGCGGGATCGGCGGACTGACCCTCGCCGTCGCGCTGGCCCGGCGCGGTCACACCGTCGAGGTCGTCGAGCTGCGCGAGGAGCTGGACGCGCTCGGCGTCGGCATCATCCAGCCCTCCAACGCCCTGCACGTCATGCGGGAGATCGGGGTGCTCGACGCTTGTGTGAAGGCGGGCTTCGAGTGGGAGGTGCTGACGATCTGCGACCCGGCCGGCGCCACGCTCGCCAGGATCCCGCAGCCGCGGATGGGCGATGCCCCCTCCAACAACGGCATACCGCGCCCCGCCCTGGCCGAGGTGCTCGGCCAGGCCGCGACGGCCGCCGGAGTGCCGGTCCGCTTCGGCGCGACGATCACCGGGCTGACCGACGACGGCGCCGGGGTGGATGTGACCCTGTCCGACGGCTCGGCCGCCCGCTGGGACCTGGTCGTGGGCTTCGACGGCATCGGCTCGCCGCTGCGCACCCGGCTCTACGGCGACCGCTTCCGGCCCGAGTACACCGGCTTCGCCAACTGGCGGGTCACCGTGCCCCGTCAGCCCGAGGTCCAGGGTGTCGTGATGAGCACGGGCAATCAGGCCGCGAAGGCGCTGCTCACCCCGATCACGGACGAACTGATGTACCTGGGCGCGGTGTTCGCCGAGGCCGAGGACTTCCGGCCGGACCCGGAGCGGGCGCACGAGCAGCTCGCGGAGCGGCTGGCCGGGTTCTCCGGGCCGGTCGCCGAGGCGCTGCGCCATGTCACCGACCCGCGGGCCGTGGTGTACTCGCGGATCTCGCAGGTGACGGTCGAGGAGCCGTGGCACGTGGGCCGGGTCGTGCTGGCCGGTGACGCCGCGCACGCCAGCACCCCGCATCTGGCGCAGGGCGCGGCGATGGCCGTCGAGGACGCGCAGGTGCTGGCCGAGTCGCTGGACGCCGAGGACGACGTCGCCGCGGCCCTCACCGCCTGGGAGGCCCGGCGCAGGCCGCGCGCCATGTGGGTGCAGAGCATGTCGCGGGCGATCCTGAAGCAGGAGACCGGCAACGCGACGACGCCCGAGGAGGACGAGCTGCTGAAGGTCGGTATTCCGGGGGCCGCCCACGTGCTGGTCAAGCCGTACTGA
- a CDS encoding roadblock/LC7 domain-containing protein, with product MTRTTATLQDLDWLLDGLVDSVAETLNAVLLSDDGLVVSHSRTIDRADAERLAAICTGQQSLARGVGQLFNGGSVHQVIVELADLWLFIITAGQGTHLAVVASQEVDAEVMSLAMHNLVQQVGQKLSAPVRGDFDAFGTGDGQRV from the coding sequence ATGACACGCACAACGGCCACCCTCCAGGATCTCGACTGGCTGCTCGACGGTTTGGTGGACTCGGTGGCCGAGACGCTGAACGCCGTGCTGCTGTCCGACGACGGGCTGGTGGTGAGCCATTCGCGCACCATCGACCGCGCCGACGCCGAGCGGCTGGCCGCCATCTGCACCGGCCAGCAGAGCCTTGCCCGGGGTGTCGGCCAGCTGTTCAACGGTGGATCCGTCCACCAGGTCATCGTCGAACTGGCCGACCTGTGGCTTTTCATCATCACGGCGGGCCAGGGCACCCATCTGGCCGTGGTCGCCTCGCAGGAGGTGGACGCCGAGGTGATGTCCCTGGCCATGCACAACCTGGTCCAGCAGGTCGGCCAGAAGCTCAGCGCGCCGGTGCGCGGTGACTTCGACGCCTTCGGTACCGGGGACGGGCAGCGGGTGTGA
- a CDS encoding DUF742 domain-containing protein, protein MVRPYTITRGRTAPERDDFTLITVLTTADDPRDVHGVPLRAGRLQPEHRMILDRCRRPAAVAEVSADLDLPVSVTKILLADLVSQGLLLARAPLSVARASGGAQMGLLAAVRDGLRRL, encoded by the coding sequence ATGGTCCGCCCGTACACCATCACCCGGGGCCGGACCGCTCCCGAGCGCGACGACTTCACCCTCATCACCGTGCTGACGACCGCGGACGACCCGCGGGACGTCCACGGTGTTCCCCTGCGGGCGGGCAGGCTCCAGCCGGAGCACCGCATGATCCTGGACCGCTGCCGCCGCCCGGCGGCGGTCGCCGAGGTCTCCGCCGACCTCGATCTGCCGGTCTCGGTGACCAAGATTCTGCTGGCGGATCTGGTCTCCCAGGGCCTGCTGCTGGCCCGTGCCCCGCTGTCGGTGGCACGGGCGTCCGGCGGGGCCCAGATGGGCCTGCTGGCCGCTGTACGTGACGGACTCCGGAGACTCTGA